The Chryseolinea soli genome contains a region encoding:
- a CDS encoding SRPBCC domain-containing protein encodes MKDYKKYYTLAAAPEEVYLALITPSTIHLWSGEPAEMSEEVGAEFSLWDGSIVGKNLEFEPGKKIVQQWYFGEQEEPSIVTLKLHLHAQGTSVELRHTHIPDNDYDDIVDGWDNVYFASLEDFYS; translated from the coding sequence ATGAAAGACTATAAAAAGTATTATACCCTCGCTGCCGCACCCGAAGAGGTATACCTGGCGCTGATCACGCCCTCGACGATCCACCTTTGGTCTGGCGAACCGGCGGAGATGTCGGAAGAAGTGGGCGCCGAATTTTCGTTGTGGGACGGCAGCATTGTGGGCAAGAACCTGGAATTTGAGCCCGGGAAGAAGATCGTGCAGCAATGGTATTTTGGCGAACAGGAAGAGCCGTCCATCGTCACCCTAAAGCTCCATCTCCATGCGCAAGGAACCTCGGTAGAGCTGCGGCACACCCATATTCCCGACAACGATTACGATGACATTGTGGACGGTTGGGACAATGTATATTTTGCTTCCCTGGAGGACTTCTACTCGTAA